A window of the Salvelinus alpinus chromosome 25, SLU_Salpinus.1, whole genome shotgun sequence genome harbors these coding sequences:
- the dapp1 gene encoding dual adapter for phosphotyrosine and 3-phosphotyrosine and 3-phosphoinositide — protein MSYYSDTPSVDDELESLGWYHFDLSRHAAEALLLSNGKDGSYLLRNSHEGPGSFALSVRAKDSVKHFHVTRKSSGYAFGFNEFASLQDFVSHFANQPLLGSETGTLIVLKCPYPWRVEEPSIYESVRVHTAMQTGRTESDLVANAPSFGTKEGYLVKLGAVVKNWKQRWFTLNRNELKYFKDKMFDEPIRTIDLTACSAVQFDYSKDRVNCFCLVFPERTFYLCAKSGVEADEWIKIIRWKLSQIRKGR, from the exons ATGAGCTACTACAGTGATACGCCAAGTGTCGACGATGAGTTGGAGTCGTTAGG ATGGTACCACTTTGACCTGTCCCGCCATGCCGCTGAAGCTCTCCTCCTATCCAATGGGAAAGATGGCAGCTATCTCCTCCGAAACAGTCATGAGGGTCCTGGCAGCTTTGCCCTCTCTGTCAG AGCCAAGGATTCAGTTAAACATTTCCATGTGACACGGAAAAGCAGTGGCTACGCTTTTGGCTTCAATGAGTTTGCGTCCCTCCAGGACTTTGTCAGCCATTTTGCCAACCAGCCTCTGCTGGGCAGTGAGACAG GAACCCTCATTGTTCTTAAATGCCCATATCCATGGCGTGTAGAAGAGCCGTCCATCTATGAGTCTGTGCGGGTTCACACCGCCATGCAGACAGGACGAACAGAGAGCGACCTGGTGGCTAACGCTCCATCG TTTGGAACAAAGGAGGGCTATCTGGTCAAGTTAGGAGCAGTCGTAAAG AACTGGAAGCAGAGGTGGTTCACATTAAACAGAAATGAGCTCAAATACTTTAAGGACAAAATG TTTGATGAGCCTATTCGCACCATTGATCTGACAGCATGCTCTGCAGTCCAGTTTGACTACTCCAAGGACAGAGTCAACTGCTTCTG TTTGGTGTTCCCTGAGAGGACATTTTATCTGTGTGCCAagagtggtgtggaggcagaTGAGTGGATCAAGATAATACGATGGAAACTG TCACAAATAAGAAAAGGAAGATGA